The proteins below come from a single Chryseobacterium bernardetii genomic window:
- a CDS encoding GNAT family N-acetyltransferase: MKYHIKQTNELTDSDIEHILRLWDISAWNTMKSAYFRAFFKDSEFHFLLDSHSEILAVFRLNFDFVLEISGTQYVFAEAVGLVAAHKKKGYGAMLVQQFKENVTQRNLETIGFCHADLRPFYEKCNIEILYDKAKAIKEQADSEWINSEDDDILIFNVSHKIKEQLNTLSEQNNAYLITKE, from the coding sequence ATGAAATATCATATTAAACAAACCAACGAATTAACAGACAGTGATATTGAACATATCCTCCGGCTTTGGGACATTTCTGCATGGAATACCATGAAGTCTGCCTACTTCCGCGCTTTTTTTAAAGATTCGGAATTTCATTTCCTGTTGGATTCTCACTCAGAAATTCTGGCAGTTTTCCGTCTCAATTTTGATTTTGTATTGGAAATTTCAGGAACACAATATGTTTTTGCAGAAGCCGTAGGACTGGTTGCAGCCCATAAGAAAAAAGGATATGGGGCTATGCTGGTACAGCAATTTAAGGAAAATGTTACCCAGAGAAATCTGGAGACTATTGGTTTCTGCCATGCTGACCTTCGTCCGTTTTATGAAAAATGCAATATTGAAATCCTTTACGATAAGGCAAAAGCGATTAAGGAACAGGCGGACTCAGAATGGATCAATTCAGAAGATGATGATATATTAATTTTTAATGTCTCACACAAAATAAAAGAACAGCTCAATACATTAAGTGAACAAAACAACGCTTATTTAATTACTAAAGAATAA
- a CDS encoding phosphoribosylanthranilate isomerase, translated as MNQQPTTNILPSLKVCGLTKQDQIQELISINVDFLGFIFYKKSPRYVLNHLSLEDIAQINHQGKVGVFVNEKVEAIVEIAVKGKLNLIQLHGDEDHHFIIELKKQLNPDVKIIKVIRIGNDITENKNKITQTFNSSLEPQNLQPISYYLFDTDSNAFGGTGQQFDWSVLNEFEIPLPYFLSGGISEENIKNIEELKQKPFALDINSKFEKAPGDKNTDKIKKLKTSI; from the coding sequence ATGAACCAACAGCCAACAACCAATATCCTCCCATCTCTTAAAGTCTGTGGCCTGACAAAGCAAGATCAGATTCAGGAACTGATCTCTATCAATGTAGATTTTCTAGGTTTTATTTTCTATAAAAAATCGCCGCGATATGTTCTGAATCATTTGAGTCTGGAAGATATTGCCCAGATTAACCATCAGGGAAAAGTTGGAGTTTTTGTCAATGAAAAAGTTGAAGCCATTGTTGAAATTGCTGTAAAAGGAAAACTAAATTTGATTCAGCTACATGGTGATGAGGATCATCATTTTATTATTGAATTAAAAAAACAACTAAATCCTGATGTTAAAATAATCAAGGTAATAAGAATAGGAAACGATATCACTGAAAACAAAAATAAAATAACACAGACTTTCAATAGCAGCCTTGAACCCCAAAATCTGCAACCTATTTCCTATTACCTGTTTGATACAGACAGTAATGCATTCGGAGGAACAGGCCAACAATTTGACTGGAGTGTATTAAATGAATTTGAAATCCCACTCCCCTATTTTCTGAGCGGCGGTATTTCAGAGGAGAATATTAAGAATATTGAAGAATTGAAGCAAAAACCTTTCGCACTAGATATCAATTCAAAATTTGAAAAAGCGCCGGGGGATAAAAATACAGACAAAATAAAAAAATTGAAAACATCAATATGA
- the trpC gene encoding indole-3-glycerol phosphate synthase TrpC encodes MTILDKIIERKKEEITVSKAAVSVDELKNSEFFKRKSSSLRESIKNKSGIIAEFKRQSPSKGIINNSVQPLDVTSAYEKFGASGVSILTDTDFFGGNFKDILNVRKHINIPILRKDFMIDEYQFYEAKSMGADVILLIASCLSPNQVQEFTELAHELDLEVLLEIHTEEELKHFNSNIDLVGINNRNLKDFKVDLQHSVQLKDQLPMDTLSVAESGIYSLEDFKYLKEKGFDGFLMGEYFMRNSDPAKAFEEFSVLI; translated from the coding sequence ATGACCATACTAGATAAAATTATTGAAAGAAAAAAAGAAGAAATAACGGTTTCAAAAGCAGCTGTTTCGGTTGATGAGCTAAAAAACTCTGAGTTTTTTAAAAGGAAAAGTTCATCATTGAGAGAATCTATTAAAAATAAAAGTGGAATTATTGCTGAGTTTAAAAGACAGTCTCCATCTAAAGGAATCATTAATAACAGTGTTCAGCCTTTAGATGTCACTTCAGCTTATGAAAAATTCGGAGCCAGCGGAGTTTCCATTCTTACAGATACAGATTTTTTCGGTGGAAATTTCAAGGATATCTTGAATGTAAGAAAGCATATTAACATTCCTATTCTGCGTAAAGACTTTATGATTGATGAATATCAGTTTTATGAAGCGAAAAGCATGGGTGCCGATGTTATTTTACTGATAGCTTCCTGTCTTTCTCCCAATCAGGTTCAGGAGTTCACTGAGCTGGCACATGAACTGGATCTGGAAGTTTTATTGGAAATTCATACGGAAGAAGAGTTGAAACATTTTAATTCCAATATCGATTTGGTTGGAATTAACAACAGAAACCTGAAAGATTTCAAAGTGGATTTACAGCATTCCGTTCAGCTAAAAGACCAACTTCCTATGGATACTTTATCCGTTGCAGAAAGTGGCATTTATAGTCTTGAAGATTTTAAATATTTAAAAGAAAAAGGATTTGACGGTTTTCTGATGGGAGAATATTTTATGAGAAATTCAGATCCAGCAAAAGCATTTGAAGAATTTTCTGTATTGATTTGA
- the trpD gene encoding anthranilate phosphoribosyltransferase, whose product MKEILQYMFNHNTLSKSEAKAMMIEIAQNKFNAAEVTAFISVFLMRNITLKELEGFREALLQMAVPIHINASDAIDIVGTGGDGKNTINISTLASFVVAGAGQKVTKHGNYGASTTTGSSNVLEELGYQFKNSSEQLNEDLERANICFLHAPYFHPALQSVGLLRKSLGLRTFFNLLGPLVNPAKPQYSMIGVYNLEIARIYQYLLQKEAQEFILVHGLDGYDEISLTHDSKIITKKGEEIYSAEDLGFNPVTLEDIKAGNTTKETAKIFMNILEGNGTEQQNSVVLANASVALYHTHKFGTYDDCLLLAQESLESGKALKTFDLLIN is encoded by the coding sequence ATGAAAGAAATTTTGCAATATATGTTCAATCACAATACTTTATCAAAGTCTGAGGCAAAAGCCATGATGATTGAAATAGCCCAAAACAAGTTCAATGCAGCAGAAGTAACAGCTTTCATCAGTGTTTTCCTGATGCGGAATATTACCCTGAAAGAATTGGAAGGATTTAGAGAAGCACTATTACAAATGGCGGTTCCAATACATATTAATGCCAGCGATGCCATTGATATCGTAGGAACAGGCGGTGACGGAAAAAACACAATCAACATATCAACATTGGCCAGCTTTGTGGTGGCCGGAGCCGGGCAGAAGGTAACTAAACATGGAAATTATGGAGCTTCAACCACTACAGGCTCATCCAATGTACTGGAAGAATTGGGATACCAGTTCAAGAACAGTTCGGAACAGCTGAATGAAGATCTTGAAAGAGCTAATATCTGCTTTTTACATGCTCCTTACTTCCATCCTGCTCTACAATCTGTTGGATTATTAAGAAAATCTTTGGGATTAAGAACCTTCTTTAATCTTCTTGGACCTTTGGTAAATCCTGCAAAACCTCAATATTCAATGATTGGAGTGTATAACCTTGAAATTGCAAGAATCTATCAATACCTTTTACAAAAAGAGGCACAGGAATTTATCCTGGTTCACGGATTGGATGGGTATGATGAGATCAGCCTTACCCATGACAGTAAAATTATTACCAAAAAAGGAGAAGAAATATATTCTGCAGAAGATCTTGGCTTCAATCCTGTAACTTTAGAAGATATTAAAGCAGGAAATACCACCAAAGAAACGGCAAAAATCTTTATGAACATTCTGGAAGGAAATGGAACAGAACAGCAAAACTCTGTGGTTCTGGCCAATGCATCTGTAGCTCTTTACCATACTCATAAATTCGGAACATATGATGATTGCTTACTGTTGGCACAGGAAAGTTTGGAAAGTGGAAAAGCATTAAAAACATTTGACCTTTTAATTAATTAA
- a CDS encoding anthranilate synthase component II: MNNNTNSQQSQPKVLVFDNYDSFTYNLVQIIERILNQKVDVVRNDQITLEEVGKYDKIILSPGPGIPEEAGILLELIKEYAPTKSILGVCLGQQAIAEAFGGSLINLSEIFHGVATTTELVKENTKLFKDLASGLEVGRYHSWAVNPENFPDELEITAVDKDGMIMALQHKTYDVHAVQFHPESILTPEGEVIIRNFLNQ, from the coding sequence ATGAACAACAATACAAACTCTCAACAGTCACAGCCTAAAGTTCTGGTTTTTGATAACTATGACAGCTTTACTTATAACCTTGTCCAGATCATTGAAAGAATACTGAATCAAAAAGTAGATGTTGTAAGAAACGACCAGATCACTTTGGAAGAAGTTGGAAAATATGACAAGATCATCCTTTCTCCAGGCCCTGGAATTCCTGAAGAAGCCGGAATTTTATTGGAACTGATTAAAGAATATGCTCCTACAAAAAGTATTTTAGGGGTATGTTTAGGACAACAAGCCATTGCAGAAGCTTTTGGTGGAAGCCTCATCAACCTGTCTGAAATCTTCCACGGAGTGGCTACTACTACTGAATTAGTAAAGGAAAACACTAAGCTTTTCAAAGATTTAGCATCAGGACTTGAAGTTGGAAGATACCACAGCTGGGCTGTGAATCCTGAAAACTTTCCTGATGAACTGGAAATTACAGCCGTTGATAAAGATGGGATGATTATGGCTCTTCAGCATAAGACCTATGATGTACATGCGGTACAGTTTCACCCGGAAAGTATTTTAACTCCTGAAGGAGAAGTAATTATCCGTAACTTTTTAAATCAGTAG